TATTCGCATAATAACCTGCAATCCCTGTCGCAGCAATCATACTTGCAATAGTTGCCCAGCGTTGCGCTTTTTCAAGATCAGTTAAGGGTTTTCCTGTATCATAATTTTTTCCATCTCGTAATTCAATCGCTAATTTCGTCAAATAATCAGGTTCTTCTTTACCTAAAACCGCATCTCTGCCGTAAAGCTCTATCTGATTTTTTATCCATAAATCATACGCTTCGTTTACTCGGAAGTCTTCTTGAGTGATGCGATTTGGATCAATAACCCACATCCATCTTTTCGTTCCATTAATATCGACAAGCATATATTTGCGTATATCCAATTCGCCTTGTAATTTCAAGCCGTCTGCTTTTACTTGTCTTTCCCAGTTGTCTCGTTTGGCTTTCGCTCGATTTTCTATCTCTTTTGCTCGAGCTTTCCAGCGTTCATTGATTGGTTTCGCCCAACTCATATTTAAACGAGTCATATCAAATGTTCCTGTCGCTGGATTCCAAGCTTTGCAGTTTGCTACTTGATTCAAACCTGTACTAAATTCTGCTTCACTGGCTTCGTAATCAGAAAAGATACTCGCTGAATGGGTATTATATTCATGGAACTTTCTTAATTTCTCTCGGCGTTTCTCAATAGTCTCACAGGCATTCATGTAACGCCGTTCTAAATCAGGGCGTGTTGTTTTCGCTGTGCTCATTTGTTGCTCAACATCTCGTTTGACCTCTTCGAAACGAGCGATTTGTTCTAAAATTTCATCTTCGATCGTATCAATTCCACAAACCATACTCTGATAATCGCTAAGTAGGCGTTTATTCGCACTTTCTAGTGCTTCTCCTGTCATTATAGCAGATTGACACAACGGTGTGTAAGCCACCATGAAATAGCTTTTAGCTGAATCATACGCCTTACTAGATAATGGTGCTGATAAAAAAGACTGAATACTTGTTTGTAGTGAAGCAATTGCTTGGCTTGCCTGATTATTCATTCGAGAAGCTTGATTGGCTTGTGCTTGAACTTCACCGATATAAAAACTAAGTCCCACTTGACTCTCCCTCCTTTTGCTTCCAAAAAGAAGTTTGTTCTGCATTTATTGATTCTTCTTGATCTAACAACGAGCGATATTCTTTTTGTAATTCAACTTGTTGCTCTTCAAGTTCTAGTTGCACTTTTTTAGCTAGATGAAGACTTTCGTCTCCCCGGTCTTGGTAAATAGCGCGTTCCTCTGTTTCACAACTATTCAAAACAAATTCATACGCTTGTTGCTCTTTTTGTTGGAGGTAGAAAAAAGCGTCTTGTTGCTCTTCTACTTGGCGTTGTTCTTTCTTTATACCTAGTTGATCCTGTTGCAACTGTTCAATTCGCATACGAAACTGATAATTTTTTTGATCATAATCTATATCGTTCATCGAAAACCTCCCAAATTGTTTAAGTTTGTCAATTGAGCAATATTCTGATCGACCTTTTCAAATTCTTTCGCAACGGAATGAATGTTATTTCCCGCAGAAACGACGCTGGAAGATAACAACTTTAGTCCCTGTTCATATTTATTCATTGCTTGTTTGGCTTTTGCGTTGCCCAAGACATTGGTACCTGATGAGACGGTTGAAGCACTGATACTATTCAATGTACTAGCAGATTGACTAAAAGAAGCCGAAATGCCTCCTGCAATGCTCATATAACTGTTAATTGTCATTTAAATACTCCTTTATTGCCTTTTAATATTCTCATCATCAACGGAATATCAAAAACTTTTTGTTGTTTATATTTTATCATTTAAAAAGAACCTAAGACAATTGGTCTTTTTCCCCTATTTGAGAATTTTTTGATCTAATTTTCTTATAGATTTACTTTAAGCTTTTCAATAAAATAAAGAGACTCAACAATTGTGCTGAATCTCTGTCCTATTTACACTATAACTACTTTTCATTTCAATATCCCTATAGGAAAATCATTTTCATCTATTTTTACAGTATTGGTATTTGTATACGTCAAAACTTTTACTTCTTCTTTCACTGCTTTTAATGTTTGTTCATCTCCTACAAATTCCAATAAAATAATATATGTTTGGATATTTTTCATGTAGAACATTTCTCCTGTTATCAAATACCCTAATAAGTTCTTTAAGTACTCAATATTTAAAGCCAGTCGGTAATCTGTTTTACTTATAGCCAATGTTTCTGTTTTTTGTAAATACTTTTTGGCTCCAACAAAATCTTTTCTGTAAATCCTTGATGTAATCAAATTTATCAGGATTTGACAAGCATTTTTTTTTACCTCATCTGTTCGTGAGGCTTCATCTTGAATAGGAATTGCTCTAGAAAGTAAGTATTCCTGTTGATCATCCTTCATAAGTAAAATCATATTACTTATTATCACG
This sequence is a window from Enterococcus sp. 7F3_DIV0205. Protein-coding genes within it:
- a CDS encoding T7SS effector LXG polymorphic toxin → MGLSFYIGEVQAQANQASRMNNQASQAIASLQTSIQSFLSAPLSSKAYDSAKSYFMVAYTPLCQSAIMTGEALESANKRLLSDYQSMVCGIDTIEDEILEQIARFEEVKRDVEQQMSTAKTTRPDLERRYMNACETIEKRREKLRKFHEYNTHSASIFSDYEASEAEFSTGLNQVANCKAWNPATGTFDMTRLNMSWAKPINERWKARAKEIENRAKAKRDNWERQVKADGLKLQGELDIRKYMLVDINGTKRWMWVIDPNRITQEDFRVNEAYDLWIKNQIELYGRDAVLGKEEPDYLTKLAIELRDGKNYDTGKPLTDLEKAQRWATIASMIAATGIAGYYANNPLTAGQVTPKRTPITGSKDGKNYALDRNKSKGNWDVKTPSGINPRTVIKNGGKMPNHIVIQKGGLSKDGKPNSSADILNPDGSVKQRRYYDEKGRATEDIDFNHSDDGTHEFPHRHKWDWSNPEKPKRLK
- a CDS encoding TIGR04197 family type VII secretion effector, which gives rise to MTINSYMSIAGGISASFSQSASTLNSISASTVSSGTNVLGNAKAKQAMNKYEQGLKLLSSSVVSAGNNIHSVAKEFEKVDQNIAQLTNLNNLGGFR
- a CDS encoding DUF3958 family protein — encoded protein: MNDIDYDQKNYQFRMRIEQLQQDQLGIKKEQRQVEEQQDAFFYLQQKEQQAYEFVLNSCETEERAIYQDRGDESLHLAKKVQLELEEQQVELQKEYRSLLDQEESINAEQTSFWKQKEGESSGT